CGCGATGATGGCGATGACTATCATTAATTCAATTAAGGTAAATCCTTTATTCAAGGTAGTTTGTGTAGTTAGTTTCATTTATTTTCCTTTCGTTAAGCCTTTATTGGCTGAAATATTGTGAAAAGGGAAAATTTTTTTGTAAAACAGACCGCACTTTTTCTGCGATCCTGATCGCAAAAATAGGAAAAATGTATGCGAAAAATAAAAGATATTGAGAAAGGATTTCTGACTAATTGTCGACAAATTCCATCTCCGCATTTTGATAAACGCCCAGATTTACAAGATATTTCACTTCTGGTGATCCATTACATTAGTTTACCGCCAGAACAATTTGGTGGCGGATATGTGGATGATTTTTTTCAAGGAAAATTAGATCCTAAGATTCATCCTTATTTTGAAGAAATTCATCAAATGCGTGTTTCAGCCCATTGTTTGATTGAACGAGATGGGCGAATTACGCAATATGTTAATTTTAACCATAGGGCTTGGCATGCTGGATTATCTTGCTTTCAAGGGCGAGAAAAATGTAATGATTTTGCCATTGGAATTGAGTTAGAAGGTAGTAATGAGCAGCCTTTTACTAATGAGCAGTATTTGGCATTGCAAGAGCTTACTAACTTAATCATGAAAAGTTACCCTAAAATTACGAAAGAGCGGATTGTTGGGCATTGTGATATTTCGCCAGGACGTAAGATCGATCCCGGTCAATATTTTGATTGGGAACGTTATTTTGCCTGCCTGAAATAATTTGTTTAAAAATTAGACATTAAAATTTAGAGACTTCTGTGTATTACAAATATTGTAATGTTTTATCTATAAGTGATTGAATTTAAATGGATAAATTTTATCTTGAAATTATCTTGGAAAGGTTTGTTTGAGTTATACAACATTATGGATTTTCTCAACCACAATTTTATCCACAGAAATATTGAATAACTCAAAGAGATTGCTAAAAGATCTTTGGTGAATGGAATCACTTTAAAAATTGTATTTTTTTACCGCACTTTCTTCTATTTTTGTATGTAAAAAGTGCGGTTTATTTTTGTTTAAGATCTTTTGATTGGAAATAACTCAATTTATTTTTAAGTTTGATGTGATAAGGATCCTTCCCCGTTTTTACGTGATCAATTCACAATCAGAAATCCGTTATTCACAATGTTATCCACAATCTGTGTATTTTATTGTGTAGCCAGCCCCTTGGTTGATAAAAACACTGATTTATGAAACAATCTGCAGATTATTTTTATATGAAAAATTTAAGGTAAAACGATAGTGATCGATTTTGATGGCTACCGTCCAAATGTGGGTATTGTGATTTGTAATCGCAACGGGCAAGTGCTTTGGGCGAAGCGCTGTGGGCAAAATTCGTGGCAGTTTCCGCAAGGTGGCATTAATGATAATGAAAGTGCCGAGCAAGCGATGTATCGTGAACTGTACGAAGAAGTTGGTCTACAGCCTAAAGATGTGCGCATTTTATATGTATCTAAGCATTGGTTGCGTTATAAATTACCAAAACGTTTGTTGCGTTATGACAGCAAACCGATGTGTATAGGACAAAAGCAACGCTGGTTTTTGTTACAGCTTGTTGGCGATGAAAAAAATATCAATATGCAAACGACCAAATCTCCAGAATTTGATGGATGGCGTTGGGTGAGTTTTTGGTATCCTGTTCGTCAGGTCGTATCTTTCAAAAAAGAAGTGTATCGCAAAGCGATGAAAGAGTTTTCGGGGGTGTTGTTCTCAGAAAATCCTCCTGTGTATCAACCTGCACGAGAATTGGAGCAAAAATCTTATACTCATCCTAAAAAATATAATGGTTCAAAATTTCCAAAACGTTCTTTTAATAAAACAAGGAATTCATAATGCTTAGCTTTATTTTACTTTGTTTGCTTGTGGGAGCGGTTGCTGGCTTTTTTGCGGGACTTTTTGGTATTGGTGGTGGATTACTGATTGTTCCTGTGTTGGTGTACTTGTTACCAATGGTGGGTGTGCCTGAATCTTTATTAATGTCTACCGCACTTGGAACCTCTTTCGCAACGATTGTTATTACTGGCTTTTCTTCGGCTCAACGACATCATAAGTTAGGTAATGTTGTGTGGAGTGCGGTGAAGATCCTTGCTCCGAGCATCATGGTTAGCGTGTTTATTTGCGGTTTCTTTATCGGAAAACTTGATCGCGATATTTCTAGTAAATTATTTGCCTGTTTAGTGGTTTATCTCGCAGTTAAAATGGTCTTATCTATTAAACCTAAGACAAATAAAACAGTTAAACCTTTGACGACTCAATCGTCTATTATTGGTGGCATTTTAATTGGTATGGCATCTAGCGCTGCAGGGATCGGTGGTGGCGGATTTATTGTGCCGTTTTTAAATTCTCGCGGTATCGATATGAAAAAGGCTATTGGTTCCTCGGCTTTCTGTGGCATGTTACTTGGAACTTCTGGAATGTTCAGTTTTATGTTAAGTGGCTGGGGGAATGTGGCAATGCCGGAATATTCTTTAGGTTACATTTATTTCCCTGCAGTGTTATGTATTACTGCCACATCGTTTTTCACGTCAAAACTTGGTGCGACAGCCACCTCAAAACTACCAGTGCCAACTTTGAAGAAAGGGTTTGCACTTTTATTAATTACCATTGCTGTTGATATGTTTATTAGATAGAGAAAATTATGAATTCAAATTACTTGCTTCTGCCTCATTTTGATCCAACCATTTTTACTCTTGGTGATAGCAATATCGGCTTACGTTGGTATGGTTTGATGTACCTTTTAGGTTTTATTTTTGCACGCTGGCTTGCGGTTCGCCGTGCTAGTCGCCCAAATAGCGGTTGGACAGTGGATCAAGTTGATACCTTACTTTTCAACGGTTTTATGGGCGTATTTATTGGCGGACGTGTTGGCGATGTATTTTTTTATAATTTGGAGCGTTTCTTACAAGAGCCGCTTTATTTGTTCCGTGTTTGGGAAGGTGGAATGTCTTTCCATGGCGGCTTAATAGGCGTCATTGTTGCCATGATTTGGACGTCTTATTCACAAAAACGTAATTTTTGGCAAACGGCTGATTTTGTTGCGCCTTTGATTCCGTTTGGTTTAGGTTTAGGTAGAATTGGTAATTTCATTAATCTTGAGCTATGGGGACGCGAAACGGATGTGCCTTGGGCAATGATTTTCCCGAATGATCCGCTATTACTTCCTCGTCATCCATCGCAACTTTATGAAGCTTTTCTAGAAGGCGTAGTGTTGTTTACGATTCTGAATATTTTTATTAAAAAGCCACGTCCAATGGGTTCCGTTGCTGGTTTATTTTTAATTGGCTATGGCATCTTCCGTTTTATCGTGGAATATGTTCGTGAGCCCGAAGTTGAAAATTTCTTTGGGGTCATTACAAGAGGACAAGCGCTTTGTTTACCAATGATTATTGGTGGTGCTTTAATTATGGCTTGGGCTTATTCACACAAAAGTGCAGTAATAAAATAGGAGATTTTTATGAAGCAATATCTTGATCTTTGTCGTCGCATTATTAATGAAGGTGAATGGGTTGCCAATGAGCGTACAGGTAAGCGTTGTCTGACGGTTATTAATGCAGATTTAGAATATGATGTGGCGAATAATCAATTTCCGTTGATAACCACGCGTAAAAGTTATTGGAAAGCTGCAATTGCCGAATTTTTAGGTTACATTCGTGGATATGACAATGCCGCTGATTTCCGCGCACTTGGTACTAAAACTTGGGATGCTAATGCGAATGAAAATGCCGCATGGCTTGCGAATCCGCACCGTAGAGGCGTTGATGATATGGGGCGTGTATATGGTGTGCAAGGCAGAGCATGGCGTAAGCCTAATGGAGAAACCATCGATCAGTTACGCAAAATTGTTAATAATTTGACCAATGGCATTGATGATAGAGGGGAAATTTTAACCTTCTTTAACCCTGGTGAGTTTGATCTTGGTTGTCTTCGTCCTTGTATGCATACGCATACTTTTTCTCTTGTGGGCGATACTTTACATCTTACTAGTTATCAACGTTCCTGTGATGTTCCACTTGGATTGAATTTCAATCAAATTCAAGTGTTTACTTTCTTGTCGCTTATGGCTCAGATTACGGGCAAAAAAACAGGCAAGGCATATCATAAAATTGTGAATGCGCATATTTATGAAGATCAGCTTGAATTAATGCGTGATGTGCAACTTAAACGCGAGCCTTTCCCATTGCCAAAATTAGAAATTAATCCAGATATAAAAACGCTTGAAGATTTAGAAACTTGGGTCACGATGGATGATTTTAAAGTCGTTGGCTATCAATCTCATGATCCGATTAAATATCCGTTTTCCGTCTAATGGATGTATCAAAAGTGCGGTCAGAATTTGATGAGAAAATGATGCGCTACGCCCTTGAACTTGCGGATAAAGCAGAAACGTTAGGTGAGATTCCTGTGGGGGCGGTGTTGGTGGATGATGCTGGAAATATTATTGGCGAAGGTTGGAATCTCTCCATTGTTCAAAGTGATCCTACCGCACATGCTGAAATTATCGCTTTGCGTAATGGGGCGAAAAATATTCAAAATTATCGCCTACTGAATACTACGCTTTATGTGACATTAGAGCCTTGCACAATGTGTGCTGGGGCAATTTTGCATAGCCGTATTAAACGTCTTGTGTTTGGTGCTTCTGATTATAAAACCGGTGCGGTTGGATCGCGTTTCCATTTTTTTGATGATTATAAGATGAATCATACTCTGGAGATTACATCTGGTGTATTGGCTGAAGAGTGTAGTCAGAAATTAAGCGCATTTTTTCAGAAGAGACGTGAAGAGAAAAAAATAGAGAAAGCATTGTTAAAAAAGTCTGATTGATATTAAATCTCCCTTCTCTCCTATTCTTAGCTTTTAAAAACCAGGGTTTATTGTTATCTCAAGTCGTTTTACATGCGGAAATTCTTCTTGAATGAGTTTCAATAATTCAGTCTGTCTGAATAAAATTCCTTGGCGAACGATCGCATTTGCTGTCTCAATAAAAATTGAGTTATCTGTCATATTACCAATACGAAATTTGCCGTGAAATTCCTGTGGAAAAATGCGGTTAAATTTTTGATTAAGTTCATTGATGGCAAGGCCTTTTTTCATTATTTTGGCAAAGGGCGATTGCTCAAGCACATCCATAATATTGACTGCTTTTTGATAACGTTCAGCCTTGTTTTCCATAAAGTCTGCCCCCATAAATGACATTAGTTTAGATTTCCGCTACAATACACATAATTTTCATAATAAACAACGAGACGATGATTTCAGGCACTGTCAAACCGAATTTTTGGTCGCGATTACTTTTAAGTATCATCGCGATTTTTGCTTTGCCTAACGCACAAAGTTTTGAAAATCAAAATAATGCGGAAAATTATTCCTCGAGTGTTTCCATTCAACAAGCGTTGGAAACGGTAAAAGTAGCACGTGAAGTGCAACGACAAGCTATTCCTCAACCTTTAATTTCCCGTCAAACTGAAAAACAACCTAAAATTCAACCGCACTTTTTAGCTGATGCGTTGAATCCTAGTGCGCCAATTCGAGCAGGCCCCTTGCTTATTTAATTTTTCTGTTTTTGTGAAGAATATTGCTATTGAAATAGCGATATTTTAAAAAAGAATTATTGTGCATGGAAGAAAGTATTTCATACGCATTTAGCTATTTAACTTATATATTTAAAAAGAGAAATTATGAGCATTTTAACGAAAATTTTTGGTAGCCGTAACGACCGTATTTTACGTAAATTAAGAAAACAAGTTGCAAAAATCAATAAATTAGAACCTGAGTTTGAAGCCCTTACAGATGAACAACTTCGTGCAAAAACAGATGAATTTCGTCAACGTTTAAGTGCGGGCGAAACTTTGCAACAAATTTTACCAGAAGCATTCGCAACGGTACGTGAAGCAAGTAAGCGCGTGCTTGGTATGAGACATTTTGATGTTCAGCTTATTGGTGGGATGGTATTGACTAACCGCTGTATCGCAGAAATGCGCACTGGTGAAGGTAAAACATTAACTGCGACTTTGCCTTGTTATTTAATCGCACTTGAAGGTAAAGGCGTTCATGTTGTGACAGTGAATGACTATCTTGCTCGCCGAGATGCAGAAACAAACCGTCCGTTATTTGAATTTTTGGGCATGAGTGTAGGCGTAAATATTCCTGGTTTACCGCCTGAAGAAAAACGTGCGGCTTATGCAGCTGATATTACTTATGCAACCAATAGTGAACTTGGTTTTGATTATTTACGTGACAACTTAGCTCACTCAAAAGAAGAGCGTTTCCAACGTACCTTAGGCTATGCGCTGGTGGATGAAGTGGATTCCATCTTAATTGATGAAGCGCGTACACCATTGATTATTTCTGGTCAAGCTGAAGACAGTTCTGCGCTTTATATTGCAGTCAATAAACTGATTCCAAACTTAATTAAGCAAGAAAAAGAAGATACAGAAGAATACCAAGGCGAAGGGGACTTTACTTTAGATCTTAAATCTAAACAGGCGCACTTAACTGAACGTGGCCAAGAAAAAGTGGAAGATTGGTTGATTGCGCAAGGTTTAATGCCAGAAGGGGATTCTTTGTATTCTCCTGGTCGAATTGTATTACTTCACCATGTTATGGCTGCCTTGCGTGCGCACACATTGTTTGAAAAAGATGTCGATTACATTGTAAAAGATGGTGAAATCGTGATTGTTGATGAACATACTGGTCGAACAATGGCAGGGCGTCGTTGGTCGGATGGTTTACATCAAGCCATTGAGGCAAAAGAAGGGGTTGAAATTAAGAGTGAAAACCAAACTGTTGCGTCAATTTCTTACCAAAACTACTTCCGTTTATATGAGCGTCTTGCAGGTATGACGGGGACTGCGGATACTGAAGCGTTTGAGTTCCAACAAATTTATGGCTTGGAAACCGTTGTGATTCCAACAAACCGTCCAATGATTCGTGATGATCGTACCGATGTGATGTTTGAAAATGAACAGTATAAATTTAATGCAATTATTGAAGACATCAAAGATTGTGTTGAACGCCAGCAACCAGTTTTAGTGGGGACGATTTCAGTAGAAAAATCAGAAGAATTATCTAAGGCTTTAGATAAAGTAGGTATTAAACACAATGTATTGAATGCGAAATTCCACCAACAAGAAGCAGAAATCGTGGCAGAAGCTGGTTATCCCGGTGCGGTGACTATCGCAACGAATATGGCGGGTCGCGGTACGGATATTATCCTTGGTGGTAACTGGAAAGCGCAGGCTGCTAAATTAGAAAATCCAACTCAAGAACAAATTGAAGCGCTTAAAGCTGAGTGGGAAAAGAACCACGAGATTGTAATGAAAGCAGGTGGTTTGCATATTATCGGTACAGAGCGTCATGAATCTCGCCGTATCGATAACCAGTTGCGTGGTCGTTCTGGCCGTCAAGGTGACCCAGGCTCTTCTCGTTTCTATCTTTCTTTGGAAGACGGCTTAATGCGCATTTATTTAAATGAAGGTAAACTCAATTTAATGCGTAAAGCGTTCACCGTGCCTGGTGAGGCTATGGAATCGAAAATGTTGGCGAAAGTGATTGCATCTGCTCAAGCAAAAGTTGAGGCTTTCCATTTCGATGGTCGTAAAAACCTACTTGAATATGATGATGTGGCAAATGACCAACGTCATGCCATTTATGAGCAACGTAATTATTTGCTTGATAATGATGATATTTCTGAAACTATCAACGCTATTCGCCACGATGTATTTAATAGCGTGATTGATCAATATATTCCACCGCAATCTTTGGAAGAACAATGGGATATTAAAGGGCTTGAAGAGCGTTTAGCTCAAGAGTTTGGTATGGAATTACCAATTTCTCATTGGCTGGAAGAAGACAATAATCTTCACGAAGAAAACTTGCGTGAACGCATCGTCGAAGTCGCCGAAAAAGAATATAAAGAAAAAGAAGCGCTGGCTGGTGAAGAAACCATGCGTAACTTTGAAAAAGGCGTTATGTTACAAACCTTAGATGAGCTTTGGAAAGAACACCTAGCTGCGATGGATTATTTGCGCCAAGGTATTCATTTACGCGGTTATGCACAAAAAGATCCAAAACAAGAGTATAAAAAAGAATCTTTCCGTATGTTTACGGAAATGTTGGATTCTTTAAAACACCACGTTATCACGACGTTAACGCGTGTACGTGTGCGTACTCAAGAAGAAATGGAAGAAGCTGAACGTGCTCGTCAGGAGATGGCTGCTCGTATCAATCAAAATAATTTACCTGTGGATGAAAATGGTCAGGCAATCCAAAATTCAGATTCTAAAGATTATTCAGAACGTCGCATTGGACGCAATGAGCCTTGTCCTTGTGGTTCGGGTAAAAAATACAAGCATTGTCATGGCAGTCGTGCTGCTCGCCATTAATGATTAGCCAAAGTGCGGTGATTTTTCACCGCACTTTTTTCATAGGTACTATTGGATAGAAGAAATGGATAAAAAAATTATACAAGTTGCTGCGGGTATTATTCGTAATGAGTTTAGTCAGATCTATTTAACGCAACGTTTAGAAGGACAGGATTTTGCCCAATCTTTAGAATTTCCTGGTGGAAAAGTGGATGCGGGAGAAACACCAGAACAGGCGTTAAAACGTGAACTGGAAGAGGAAATTGGCATTGTGGTATTAAATGCTGAACTTTACGAACGCTTCCAATTTGAATATCCAACAAAGATTATTTCTTTTTTCTTTTATGTCGTAGATGAATGGATTGGAGAGCCTTTTGGGCGAGAAGGTCAAGAAGGATTTTGGATTGAGCAACGCACATTGGACGCAGGGCAGTTTCCGCCAGCTAATGCTAAATTAATTCATCGATTGCTGAATGAAGCTCTCCATCCTATAAAATAAAACCCTAGTCAGACTAGGGTTTATATAACATCTATTGATTTTTTCAAATTATTTCGGCATTGCGGCTTTCATTTGTTTAAGTTGCTCTGCCGCTTGATTACAAGCCTTATCTTGTGCCGCTACGGGCATTGATGCAAATTGTTGTTTGCTTGATTCATATTGCGCTTTCATTGTATTTGCTTGCGCAGCTGGCATTGATGCTAAGAAAGAATCAATTTCAGCGAAATAAGTTTTACAACTTGCAGACAAATCAGCTGCAGAAGCTGAAAAACCAAATCCCATTAAAATAAGTGTAGCTAGTGTTTTTTTCATCATGATATCCTCACGAAAGTTAATTAATAAGTCATTGCCGATATGGCGTTTTATTATACCATTTTAGCGCAAAAAAAAAACAATAGCGATTACAAACAAATTTTCACAGACAAATCAGCGAGTTTAATCCACACTTCATCGCTAAATTCTTGTTTAGCAAGACGTTCAATATTGGCGAGTTCTTGGATAATTTCGTAGAGCTTTTGGTAGGTTAAACGTTGAATCGCACTTAAAAAGAGCGGTCGGCGATTTTGCCAGATTTTTAGACGGTCAAATTCAGTCTTAATTTGTTGAGTTGGAAGTTTTTCCGTTGTCATAATACCTTGCTGTGGTTTTGTGAGTTCAAGCAACGTAAATAATTCTCGCTGTAGCGTGCGTAATAAAATAATAGGTTGCACATCTTCAGCTTGTAAACCTTTTAAAATACGTTTAGCACGATTTGCTTTTCCCATTAGCAACGCATCAATCCATTGAAATGGTGTAAAAATTGAGGATTGTTCCACCACGCTAATAACACGATTGTAATTAAGTTTATGATCGGGATGAAGTAAATCTAAAAGCTGCAAAGTTTGCTTGAGTGCGAGCAGATTGTTTTCATAACTATAACAAAGTTGTTGGATTGCTTCATCATCAGCTTCTAATCCCATCGCTTTGGTACGATTTTTTACCCAACGAGGGAGATTTTCAGCTGTAGGCGTTTGGCAATTTACAAGAATCGCACTGGTTTCATATTGGTTTAGTTCAACAAACCATGCTTGGTTTTCATTTACTTTTGCTAGCTTTGCAATTTGTAAAATCAGCAAGATCTCGTCATGTAGAACCGAAATAAATTCTTGCAGATTTTTCTGTAAAAGTGCGGTGAAATTTTCAGGTAAATTTAATACCATGACTTGTTTGTTAAAAAACAATCCCATGGACTGACAGGATTCTATGAGTTGTGCCCAGTCAGTTTGGCTATCAATCTGAATGTTATTTTTCTCATCGAATCCTTGTTGGTTGGCTGTTTTATAAATGGCATCTTCACTTTCACTCAGTAACAATGGATCTTGCCCTACCAAAAAGTAAACTTTGGCTAAACGTTGGGAAAGATGTTGATTAAGTTGCTCTGGGAAGATGCGATTCATTATTTATGTTTAACCTGTTTTTCTAATGCAACCATTTTGGTAATAAGCTGACGCGCAGCTTGTTCTCGCATATCATTCCAAATTACTTCTCGTTCGCCAGATTTAGCTAATGCTGCGCGAGAGTTATCAAAGAAAGTGCGGTTGACTTTTGCCGTGATTGGGTGGCTTTCACCATTCGCTAAACGAATGCTTGCTTCCACTTCTAACATCAATACTTTTTCAGCTTCGCGTCCGCGTTTAAAGACAGAAGCGACTTCATCATTTGTACGGAATTTATTGATGCGTAAAACAGGAATGCCTTGAGTCGAATTGACGAGTTGAACATTGTTCGCTTGTAACTGATTACGCATCGCCACTGACATTTCACTGTATGGATCGGGGCTTTCAAAGGTAAGGGTACGTAATTCTTGTGGAATTAATGTACCGTTTTGAAAATGCCAGCCACAAGCAGAAAGCGCGATAATGCTTGCTACAATAAACAAAGCTTTGATTGATTTAATCATAAAAATTACCTTTATTGTGGAGTGTATAAATTTAAAATCCATACACTAATAAAGATAGAATCTGTGAAATATCAATATTCCACAGATTCTACGGATTATGGTTTAACCACAAAATTCAACATTTTTAATGGAATATAGATTTCTTTAAGAATTTCTTTTCCATCAAGGAATTTTGCAACATTAGGATCTGCTTTCGCTGTCGCTTTAATTTCTTCTTCTGAAGAGGTTGCAGGAACAGTCACTTTTCCACGAACCTTGCCGTTTACTTGCACAACAATGAGTTTTTCATCTTCTACCATTGCGGCTTCATCAGCTTTCACCCATTCAGCGGTATCGATGTTGCTTTCATTTCCTAGCGCTTGCCATAATTCAAAGCAGATATGTGGCGTAATTGGATAAAGCATACGAACAACTGCACTTAATGCTTCCGCCATGACAGCACGATCTTGCTCGCTTTCTAAGGAAGCCTTAGTGAGTTTATTCATCAATTCCATTACTGCTGCAATCGCAGTATTAAATGTTTGACGACGACCAATATCATCGCTCACTTTCGCAATCGTTTTATGTACTTCACGACGAAGTGCTTTTTGCGCTGCTGAAAGTGCGGTGATATCTAGGCTAGTTTTTGCTGGGTTTTGTTGATATTGGTATACCAAATTCCAAACACGCCCTAAGAAACGTTTCGCGCCTTCTACGCCAGATTCTTGCCATTCCAAGGTCATTTCTGCTGGAGAGGCAAACATCATAAAGAGACGAACAGTATCGGCGCCATATTTTTCTACCATTTCTTGTGGGTCAATACCGTTATTTTTGGATTTCGACATTTTGGTCATGCCACTGTGGACTAATTCACGCCCTTCAGGATCGGTGGCTTTAATGATGCGACCTTTCTCATCACGATCAAGAGTCACTTGAGTTGGGCTCACCCAAATACGCTCATTGGTTGGACTGGTGTAGTAGAAGGCATCTGCAAGCACCATACCTTGACACAATAATTTATCGGCTGGTTCGTCACTGGTTACAAATCCTGCATCACGTAATAATTTGTGGAAGAAACGGAAGTAGAGCAAGTGCATTGTTGCGTGTTCAATACCACCAATATATTGATCCACTGGTAACCAATAGTTTGCTTCTTCCGCATCAAGCATGCCATTTTGATATTGTGGACAAGTGTAGCGCGCGTAATACCAAGAGGATTCCATAAAGGTATCAAAGGTATCCGTTTCTTTTAACGCTGGTGCGCCGTTGAGCGTCGTTTTTGCCCAATTAGGATCAGCTTTAATTGGGCTTTTCACGCCATCCATTACCACATCTTCAGGCAGAATAATAGGTAAATCTTCCATTGGTGCAGGTACTACATCGCCATTTTCAAGGGTTAGCATCGGAATTGGCGCACCCCAATAACGTTGGCGAGAAACGCCCCAGTCACGTAAACGGTAATTCACTTGACGTTTTCCAACACCTAATTTTTCTAATTTATCTGCAATTCCGTTGAAAGCGCCATCAAAATCTTTACCATCAAACTCGGCTGAGTTCACTAATTTACCGTGTTCAACGAAAGCTTGTTTGGTTAAATCAATTTCTTCATCTGCAAGCGGTGCGATCACTTGTTTAATTGGCAAACTGTATTTCTGAGCAAATTCAAAGTCACGTTGGTCGTGAGCTGGAACCGCCATGACAGCACCTGTGCCATAGTGCATTAACACGAAATTCGCAACCCAAATTGGTAATTTTTCACCCGTCAATGGATGAATGGCAAATAAGCCCGTTGCCATTCCTTTTTTCTCCATTGTCGCAAGATCAGCTTCTGCTACTTTTGCGTTTTTCGCTTCTTGGATAAAGGTGGCTAATTCAGGATTATTTTGAGCCGCTAAACTTGCTAATGGATGTGCTGCCGCAATGCCTAAATAACTCACTCCGTAAAAGGTATCTGGACGCGTGGTGTAAACCGCTACTTTTTTGTTGGTATCTGCAACATCAAAGGTAATTTCTACCCCTTCAGAACGACCGATCCAGTTGCGTTGCATAGTTTTTACCATGTCTGGCCATTGTGGAAGGGTATCTAAACCACCTAATAATTGCTCTGCATAGTCAGTAATTTTGATAAACCATTGTGGGATTTCTTTTTGTTCCACAGGTGTATCACAACGCCAGCAACAACCTTCGTGTACTTGCTCGTTTGCGAGTACGGTTTCATCATTCGGACACCAGTTTACTGTTGAGGTTTTTTTGTATACTAAGCCTTTTTTGTAAAGCTCAGTGAAGAACCATTGTTCCCATTTGTAGTATTCTGGTTTACAGGTTGCCATTTCACGATCCCAGTCGAAACCAAAGCCTAAAAGCTGAAGTTGTTTTTTCATGTAGGCAATGTTTTCGTATGTCCATTTAGCAGGTGCGGTTTTGTTTTTGATCGCCGCACCTTCTGCCGGCAAGCCGAAAGCATCCCAACCAAATGGTTGCAACACGTTTTTACCTAGCATACGTTGATAACGAGAAATTACATCACCAATAGTGTAGTTGCGCACATGCCCCATATGCAGGCGACCCGATGGATATGGGAACATAGAAAGACAGTAATATTTTTCTTTAGATTCGTCTTTGATTGCTTTAAAAACTTTATTTTCTGCCCAATATTGTTGAACCTTTGGTTCGATCATATCGGGGCGATATTGTTCTTGCATAAAATCACCTTAAATTTTAACCGCACTTTTGCAGCATTTTGACAATAGAAAATGTGGCATAGAATACCGTAAAAAGGCATAAATTGATAGGGCAGGAGACCAAAGTGCGGTGATTTTTTTCTTTGTTTTTACAATAGATTTTGAATTTCTTTTGGAATTAATTTGGGTTCAGGAATCCAAACTTGTTTGTGTCTGCTCAATTCCCCTTTTTCTAAAATAATACTGCTTTTGGGCACTTTGAAGGATTTACTTAAAAATTTCAATAAATGCGCATTTGCTTGACCATCAACAGGTGGCGCAGTAATGGTAATTTTTAGTTCATCATCGTGAATGCCAGCAATATGATCTTTA
This portion of the Haemophilus haemolyticus genome encodes:
- the mutT gene encoding 8-oxo-dGTP diphosphatase MutT — protein: MDKKIIQVAAGIIRNEFSQIYLTQRLEGQDFAQSLEFPGGKVDAGETPEQALKRELEEEIGIVVLNAELYERFQFEYPTKIISFFFYVVDEWIGEPFGREGQEGFWIEQRTLDAGQFPPANAKLIHRLLNEALHPIK
- the secA gene encoding preprotein translocase subunit SecA — encoded protein: MSILTKIFGSRNDRILRKLRKQVAKINKLEPEFEALTDEQLRAKTDEFRQRLSAGETLQQILPEAFATVREASKRVLGMRHFDVQLIGGMVLTNRCIAEMRTGEGKTLTATLPCYLIALEGKGVHVVTVNDYLARRDAETNRPLFEFLGMSVGVNIPGLPPEEKRAAYAADITYATNSELGFDYLRDNLAHSKEERFQRTLGYALVDEVDSILIDEARTPLIISGQAEDSSALYIAVNKLIPNLIKQEKEDTEEYQGEGDFTLDLKSKQAHLTERGQEKVEDWLIAQGLMPEGDSLYSPGRIVLLHHVMAALRAHTLFEKDVDYIVKDGEIVIVDEHTGRTMAGRRWSDGLHQAIEAKEGVEIKSENQTVASISYQNYFRLYERLAGMTGTADTEAFEFQQIYGLETVVIPTNRPMIRDDRTDVMFENEQYKFNAIIEDIKDCVERQQPVLVGTISVEKSEELSKALDKVGIKHNVLNAKFHQQEAEIVAEAGYPGAVTIATNMAGRGTDIILGGNWKAQAAKLENPTQEQIEALKAEWEKNHEIVMKAGGLHIIGTERHESRRIDNQLRGRSGRQGDPGSSRFYLSLEDGLMRIYLNEGKLNLMRKAFTVPGEAMESKMLAKVIASAQAKVEAFHFDGRKNLLEYDDVANDQRHAIYEQRNYLLDNDDISETINAIRHDVFNSVIDQYIPPQSLEEQWDIKGLEERLAQEFGMELPISHWLEEDNNLHEENLRERIVEVAEKEYKEKEALAGEETMRNFEKGVMLQTLDELWKEHLAAMDYLRQGIHLRGYAQKDPKQEYKKESFRMFTEMLDSLKHHVITTLTRVRVRTQEEMEEAERARQEMAARINQNNLPVDENGQAIQNSDSKDYSERRIGRNEPCPCGSGKKYKHCHGSRAARH
- a CDS encoding DUF5339 domain-containing protein yields the protein MKKTLATLILMGFGFSASAADLSASCKTYFAEIDSFLASMPAAQANTMKAQYESSKQQFASMPVAAQDKACNQAAEQLKQMKAAMPK
- the lptE gene encoding LPS assembly lipoprotein LptE; protein product: MIKSIKALFIVASIIALSACGWHFQNGTLIPQELRTLTFESPDPYSEMSVAMRNQLQANNVQLVNSTQGIPVLRINKFRTNDEVASVFKRGREAEKVLMLEVEASIRLANGESHPITAKVNRTFFDNSRAALAKSGEREVIWNDMREQAARQLITKMVALEKQVKHK
- the holA gene encoding DNA polymerase III subunit delta, producing the protein MNRIFPEQLNQHLSQRLAKVYFLVGQDPLLLSESEDAIYKTANQQGFDEKNNIQIDSQTDWAQLIESCQSMGLFFNKQVMVLNLPENFTALLQKNLQEFISVLHDEILLILQIAKLAKVNENQAWFVELNQYETSAILVNCQTPTAENLPRWVKNRTKAMGLEADDEAIQQLCYSYENNLLALKQTLQLLDLLHPDHKLNYNRVISVVEQSSIFTPFQWIDALLMGKANRAKRILKGLQAEDVQPIILLRTLQRELFTLLELTKPQQGIMTTEKLPTQQIKTEFDRLKIWQNRRPLFLSAIQRLTYQKLYEIIQELANIERLAKQEFSDEVWIKLADLSVKICL